In Planctomycetia bacterium, one DNA window encodes the following:
- a CDS encoding phosphopantothenoylcysteine decarboxylase — protein MTGYEIVVGVCGGIAAYKIAYLVSALVQRGCGVSVAMSDAAQKFISPLTFQALTARRVFTTLWGEADYHDPQHLRLTEAADLFIVAPATANMLGKIAHGIADDLISTMIMSADCPVLLAPAANTRMWENPIVQENVAALKRHGYRFVPPTSGWLACRTVGTGRMAEPDAILLEATALLQRKPPRSRR, from the coding sequence CTGACCGGCTACGAAATCGTTGTCGGCGTCTGCGGCGGCATCGCCGCCTACAAAATCGCCTACCTCGTCTCGGCCCTCGTGCAGCGCGGCTGCGGCGTCAGCGTCGCCATGTCCGACGCCGCCCAGAAATTCATCTCCCCGCTCACCTTTCAGGCGCTCACCGCGCGCCGGGTCTTCACCACGCTCTGGGGCGAGGCCGACTATCACGACCCCCAGCACTTGCGCCTCACCGAAGCCGCCGACCTGTTCATCGTCGCGCCGGCCACCGCCAACATGCTTGGCAAGATCGCACACGGCATCGCCGACGATCTGATCAGCACCATGATCATGTCGGCCGATTGCCCCGTGTTGCTCGCACCGGCCGCGAACACGCGCATGTGGGAAAATCCGATCGTTCAGGAAAACGTCGCCGCGCTGAAGAGGCACGGCTACCGCTTCGTACCGCCGACCTCCGGCTGGCTCGCCTGTCGCACAGTCGGCACGGGACGCATGGCCGAACCGGACGCGATTCTTCTCGAAGCCACGGCCCTGCTCCAACGCAAACCGCCGCGCTCCCGCCGATGA
- the rpoZ gene encoding DNA-directed RNA polymerase subunit omega, which translates to MIQDLKNEDIINKVGGRFRLTALIQKRWKQLMMGARPLVEPGRMTPMEIAIREIIEGKIAYSEPENNRGEQDA; encoded by the coding sequence ATGATTCAGGACCTGAAGAACGAGGACATCATCAACAAGGTCGGTGGCCGCTTCCGCCTGACCGCGCTCATCCAGAAGCGCTGGAAGCAGCTCATGATGGGCGCGCGCCCGCTCGTTGAGCCGGGCCGCATGACCCCGATGGAAATCGCCATCCGCGAGATCATCGAAGGCAAGATCGCCTACTCCGAACCCGAGAACAACCGTGGCGAACAAGACGCCTAG
- the gmk gene encoding guanylate kinase encodes MDTNTKPSTGRVIVISGPSGVGKSTICRRLCELLPAEFSVSVTTRKPRPGEQNSRDYHYVTPDEFARMEQAGELLETAQVYGHHYGTPLRAVQQAVREGRSIILEIDIQGCIQVRRKMPDAVAIFLLPPTPEAQKQRIVGRNTDPAEVIRERLAKADGEIRFANESGCYDHFVVNDDLEKTVQSVRDLILSRPARNQPAIA; translated from the coding sequence ATGGACACCAATACCAAACCATCCACCGGTCGCGTCATCGTCATCAGCGGCCCCAGCGGCGTCGGCAAATCCACGATCTGCCGCCGCCTCTGCGAACTGCTCCCGGCCGAGTTCAGCGTCTCGGTCACGACGCGCAAGCCGCGCCCGGGCGAACAGAACTCACGAGACTACCACTACGTCACCCCAGATGAATTCGCCCGCATGGAACAAGCCGGAGAGCTTCTCGAAACCGCACAAGTCTACGGCCATCATTACGGCACGCCGCTGCGGGCCGTGCAGCAGGCCGTCCGCGAGGGCCGCTCCATCATTCTCGAAATCGACATCCAGGGCTGCATCCAGGTCCGCCGAAAGATGCCCGACGCCGTCGCCATCTTCCTGCTGCCCCCCACGCCCGAAGCCCAGAAGCAGCGCATCGTCGGACGCAACACCGATCCCGCCGAGGTCATCCGCGAACGGCTGGCCAAGGCCGACGGCGAGATTCGCTTCGCCAACGAATCGGGCTGCTACGATCACTTTGTCGTCAACGACGATCTCGAAAAAACGGTACAATCGGTGCGCGACCTGATCCTGTCGCGCCCGGCGCGAAATCAACCTGCGATCGCTTGA